The Mycolicibacterium insubricum DNA segment CGGCGCGCGCGGTGATCGCGGCGACTGCCTCCGGCAGGGCGATGGCGCCGGCCAGATGCGCCGCGGCGATCTCGCCGAGGCTGTGGCCGACGGTCAGATGCGGTGCCAGGTGGTGGGATTCCCAGACCCGGGCCAGTGCGAGGGCGTGGATGAACTGGGCGCCCTGGATTTCCACCTGGGTGACCGGCGCCGTTCCGGCCTGCTCGGCGGTGAGCAGGTACCGCAGCGGGGACACCGCGCCGATGCCGGCGAAGGCGGCGGCGCACCGGTCGGCCTCGGCGCGGTAGGCGGCCAACCGCCGGTAGTGGGTCGCGCCCATTGCGGGCCACTGGCCACCCTGGCCGGGGAAGACGAAGGCCCGCGGCGCGGTGGCGCTCGCCGAGGACCGGGCCAGCAGCGGGTGCGCCGCGCCGTCGACGACGGCCCGCAGGCCGTCGGCGAGTTCGCCCGCGTCGGCGGCCCGCACCAGTGCGCGGTGCCGGCGCACCCGTCGGGTCCGCAGGACCGCGGCGGCGACGGCGGCGACGCCGGGGTCGCGATCCAGATAGCGCAGCAGCGCCGCGGCGTCTCTGGCGAGCAGGCTCTCGTCGTGGGCGGACAGCAGTACCGGGATCCGGCCGTCCGGGAACACCCGCGCGGCGGTCATGCGGCGGCTCCCCGGTCCGGCATGGCGAGGATCACGTGCGCGTTGGTGCCGCTCATGCCGAACGCCGAGACGGCCGCCACCCGCCGGCCCGCGGTGGCCGGCCAGTCGGTGAGTTCCCGGGCCAGGCGCAATCCGGTTTGCCGCCAGTCGATCTCGGTGCTGGGATCCTCGACGTACAGGGTCGGGGGGATCTGCCCGTGTTCGGCGGCGACGAGGACCTTGGCCATCCCGAGAGCGCCGGCGGCGGCCTGGGCGTGGCCGATGTTGGATTTGACCGAGCCGAGTACCGGACCGGTGCCGGGTTCGCCCGCGCCGTAGGTCTGCGCCAGGGAGCGCAGTTCGGTGCGGTCCCCCAGCCGGGTGCCGGTGCCGTGGCCTTCGATGACGTCGACGTCGCCGGGACCGAGGCCGGCCCGGTCCATGGCGCGGGCGAACAGTCGGGCCTGCGCGGACTCACTCGGTGCGGTCAGCCCGGGTGTGGTGCCGTCGGAGTTCAAGCCGCTGGCCAGCACCTCGGCCAGTACCGTGTGGCCGTCGCGCTCGGCCGTCGACCGTCGTTGCAGCAGGAACATGGCCGCGCCTTCGGCCCACACCGTCCCGCCGGGCTGTGCACTGTAGGGGCGGGCGCGTCCGTCCTCGGACAGGGCGTGCTGTTTGGCGAATTCGACGAAGTAGCCGGGTGATCCCATCACGGCGACCCCGCCGGTCAGGGCCAGGTCGCAGTCACCGTCTCGGACGGCGGTGACGGCGGTGTGGAAGGCGGTCAGCGACGACGAGCAGGAGGTGTCGACGGTGAGCGCCGGACCGGTCAGACCCAGCAGGTAGGCGATCCTCCCGGAGATCACACCGAGCGAGGTGCCGGTGAGCAGATGCCCGCTGTGCGGGGAGAATTCGGACATCGGCGGCCCGTACTCCAGCGCGGACGCCCCGACGTAGCAGCCGACGTCGCGGCCGGCCAGGTCGTCGGGGTTGATTCCGCCGTTCTCCACCGCGCGCCACGCCTGCCGCAGCGCCACCCGCTGCTGGGGGTCCATCGCGATCGCCTCACGCGGCGAGATGCCGAAGAAGGACGGGTCGAATTCGGTGGCACTGGACAGGAATCCGCCGAGATCGCTGATCGGGGTGTAGCCCTCCCGACACGATCCGGCGAGCAGTTCGGCCACCGGCCAGCCACGGTCGGCGGGGAACTGGACCAGCGCGCTGCGCCGCTCGGCCAGCAGCGCCCAGTACTGCTCGGGGGTGCCGACTCCCCCGGGTGCCTCCACCGCCATGCCGGTGATGACGACCGGGTCGGCTTCGGTGCTGCGGTCAGCCACGGCCGATCAGCTCCGCGACGGTGTCGGTGTGATCGTTGATGTAGAAGTGGCCGCCGTCGAACAGCGTGCAGGTGAAGGCGCCCGAGGTGTGAAACTCCCAGCCGCGCAGCATGTCCTCGCTGATCCGGTGGTCGTCTCGCCCGCCGAGGACGTGCACGTCGGCGTCGATGCGGGTGGTGCGGTCGCAGGAGTAACGGTTGAAGGCGCGGTAGTCGGCGCGCACGGCCATCAGCAGGAGTTCGACGAAATCCTCGTCGGCGAGCAATCGCGGGTCGGTGCCGTCCAGGTCGACCATGTCGGCGAGCACCTCGCGGTCGGTCAGCGGTGCCGGCGGGGAGCCGGCGACCGT contains these protein-coding regions:
- a CDS encoding beta-ketoacyl [acyl carrier protein] synthase domain-containing protein, coding for MADRSTEADPVVITGMAVEAPGGVGTPEQYWALLAERRSALVQFPADRGWPVAELLAGSCREGYTPISDLGGFLSSATEFDPSFFGISPREAIAMDPQQRVALRQAWRAVENGGINPDDLAGRDVGCYVGASALEYGPPMSEFSPHSGHLLTGTSLGVISGRIAYLLGLTGPALTVDTSCSSSLTAFHTAVTAVRDGDCDLALTGGVAVMGSPGYFVEFAKQHALSEDGRARPYSAQPGGTVWAEGAAMFLLQRRSTAERDGHTVLAEVLASGLNSDGTTPGLTAPSESAQARLFARAMDRAGLGPGDVDVIEGHGTGTRLGDRTELRSLAQTYGAGEPGTGPVLGSVKSNIGHAQAAAGALGMAKVLVAAEHGQIPPTLYVEDPSTEIDWRQTGLRLARELTDWPATAGRRVAAVSAFGMSGTNAHVILAMPDRGAAA